In a genomic window of Vigna angularis cultivar LongXiaoDou No.4 chromosome 6, ASM1680809v1, whole genome shotgun sequence:
- the LOC108341119 gene encoding WAT1-related protein At3g02690, chloroplastic: MYHKFSVTVSDTKRNTSPQGHPLTPTMASWWCSSPSATLSVSTTARRHSITSQFRIQTLTFPPSSCRRSTAAPPALRFRVPCSNKTALPDSPAPAPDEVDCVGTGQDVECLVNTEKTELETLSSSSSMPCLAEALWEWTVLVSPFFFWGTAMVAMKEVLPKYGPFFVSTFRLIPAGFLLVGFAASRGKSLPSSFNAWLSITLFALVDATCFQGFLAEGLQRTSAGLGSVIIDSQPLTVAVLAALLFGESIGVVGAAGLVLGVIGLVLLELPALSFDENNFSLWGSGEWWMLLAAQSMAVGTVMVRWVSKYSDSVMATGWHMIIGGLPLLLFSILNADPAVSGSLKEYSSTDILALLYTSVFGSAVSYGVFFYSATKGSLTKLSSLTFLTPMFASIFGFLYLGETFSPVQLIGALVTVAGIYMVNFRNTAE, from the exons ATGTACCACAAATTTTCAGTTACTGTTTCTGATACTAAGCGTAACACATCACCACAGGGCCACCCACTCACTCCAACCATGGCGTCGTGGTGGTGCTCCTCTCCCTCCGCCACCCTCTCTGTATCCACCACCGCTCGCCGCCACTCCATCACTTCCCAGTTTCGCATCCAAACCCTCACATTCCCCCCTTCTTCCTGTCGTCGTTCCACCGCCGCTCCACCTGCTCTCCGATTTAGGGTTCCATGCTCCAACAAAACCGCCTTGCCGGATTCTCCGGCGCCGGCTCCGGACGAGGTGGATTGCGTGGGAACCGGACAGGACGTGGAGTGCCTCGTGAACACGGAGAAGACAGAATTGGAAACACTTTCGTCTTCATCGTCGATGCCCTGTCTCGCAGAAGCGCTGTGGGAATGGACGGTGTTGGTTTCACCATTCTTCTTCTGGGGTACGGCCATGGTGGCCATGAAAGAGGTGCTTCCCAAATATGGACCGTTCTTCGTCTCCACTTTTCGCCTCATTCCGGCGGGGTTTCTTCTCGTGGGTTTTGCGGCTTCCAGAGGAAAGTCTCTTCCTTCTAGCTTCAATGCTTGGCTTTCCATCACACTTTTCGCCCTCGTTGATGCCACTTGCTTTCAg GGTTTTCTCGCAGAAGGGTTGCAGAGGACTTCAGCTGGTTTAGGAAGC GTTATAATTGATTCACAGCCTTTGACAGTTGCTGTACTTGCGGCTTTATTATTTGGGGAGTCAATTGGAGTTGTAGGAGCTGCTGGGCTTGTACTTGGTGTCATTGGACTTGTACTACTCGAG CTACCCGCCCTATCATTTGATGAAAACAACTTCTCATTGTGGGGAAGTGGTGAGTGGTGGATGCTTCTTGCAGCTCAGAGTATGGCAGTTGGCACAGTCATGGTCCGGTGGGTCTCCAAGTACTCAGATTCTGTCATGGCAACTGGATGG CATATGATTATTGGTGGTCTCCCACTTCTGCTATTCTCAATTCTTAACGCTGACCCTGCGGTGAGTGGGAGTCTCAAAGAGTACAGTTCAACTGACATATTGGCACTCCTCTATACATCTGTTTTTGGAAGTGCTGTCAGCTATGGCGTCTTCTTTTACAGTGCAACTAAAG GCAGCTTGACCAAGCTCAGTTCACTCACGTTTTTAACTCCAATGTTTGCTTCAATTTTTGG GTTTCTCTATCTTGGCGAGACCTTCTCTCCTGTACAACTAATTGGAGCCTTGGTCACTGTGGCTGGAATATACATGGTTAACTTCAGAAATACTGCTGAATGA
- the LOC108318804 gene encoding NDR1/HIN1-like protein 6: MMAEHQRIHPVHDVEAPHRPLVPGNSTKSDRVFPKRAFPVMHSKPPKRRRSCCCRFLCWTLSILLILIIAIGITVGIMYLVFRPKLPKYSVDELRITQFNVSDNNTLSASFNVAITATNPNKKIGIYYEGGSHIRALYMGTQLCEGSLPKFYQGHRNTTVLDLSLSGEAQDASSLTSRIQEQLQQTNNIPLDLKVNQPVRVKLGKLKLFKVKFRVSCKLVVDNLGASNDISISSNSCKFRLRL; this comes from the coding sequence ATGATGGCGGAACACCAAAGAATTCATCCTGTTCATGATGTGGAGGCACCACACAGACCTCTGGTGCCTGGAAACAGTACTAAATCTGATAGGGTTTTTCCTAAACGGGCCTTTCCAGTGATGCATTCGAAGCCaccaaagagaagaagaagctgTTGCTGCAGGTTTTTGTGTTGGACGCTTAGCATATTGCTGATATTGATCATTGCTATTGGGATCACTGTAGGGATCATGTACCTTGTTTTTAGGCCAAAGCTGCCAAAATACTCAGTGGATGAACTGAGGATAACCCAGTTCAATGTTTCTGACAACAACACCCTCTCAGCATCCTTCAATGTGGCAATCACTGCAACAAATCCAAACAAGAAGATTGGAATATACTATGAGGGTGGAAGCCACATAAGGGCTTTGTACATGGGCACACAATTGTGTGAAGGGTCTTTGCCAAAGTTCTACCAGGGTCACAGGAACACCACAGTGCTTGATCTGTCTCTATCAGGTGAAGCACAGGATGCAAGTTCCTTAACAAGTAGAATTCAGGAGCAGCTGCAGCAGACCAACAATATTCCTCTTGATCTTAAGGTTAATCAACCTGTTAGGGTTAAGCTTGGCAAGTTGAAGCTCTTCAAAGTCAAGTTCAGGGTTAGCTGCAAGCTTGTGGTGGATAATCTTGGTGCTAGTAATGATATTAGCATTTCAAGCAATAGTTGTAAGTTCAGACTTAGGCTATGA
- the LOC108341226 gene encoding protein ROOT PRIMORDIUM DEFECTIVE 1 produces MSNRVCIKRGLLTLMGVKFMGRLEHPTRFSMCVRSKTTSAQYVASRFRDPTFEKLMDNYKNLVKVISIQDLILANPKNPSVSIDFLSKLSQKLHLNRGATAFLCKFPHIFHIYYDHSKLKPFCRLTDAALGVTRQEAVAINASLPVVVERLVRILSMSASRMVPLRAVFKVWKELGLPDDFEDSVISANSGVFQLCDGHEQNTHLLKLVDGVSSNGIRAAVEDWRVVECCKEDCSVDRMEMQFSFKHGYPPGMRLSKNFKAKVKEWQRLPYVGPYEVPGEKKKSKAGMMAMEKRAVSIVHEFLSLTVEKMVEVEKISQFRKWFGIDLNIRDLFLDHPGIFYLSTKGKKHTVFLREAYERGCLIEPNPVYDARRRLLDLVVLERRGLPAVNSKLEDSSSCGEARQEENQQRHYLSPS; encoded by the coding sequence ATGTCAAACCGAGTTTGCATAAAAAGAGGGTTGTTGACACTAATGGGTGTGAAGTTTATGGGCAGACTGGAACACCCAACTCGTTTTTCCATGTGTGTTCGATCCAAAACAACGTCTGCTCAGTATGTAGCATCGAGATTTCGAGACCCCACGTTTGAGAAACTCATGGACAACTACAAGAACCTTGTTAAGGTCATTTCCATTCAAGACCTCATCCTTGCAAACCCAAAGAACCCATCAGTCTCCATTGATTTCCTCTCCAAGCTCTCCCAGAAGCTCCACTTAAACCGCGGGGCCACTGCCTTCCTCTGCAAGTTTCCTCACATCTTCCACATTTACTATGATCATTCCAAGTTGAAGCCCTTTTGCAGGTTAACTGACGCTGCTCTTGGTGTTACACGGCAGGAAGCGGTGGCCATCAATGCTTCTTTGCCTGTTGTTGTTGAAAGACTTGTCCGGATACTCTCCATGTCAGCATCCAGAATGGTGCCTCTTAGAGCTGTTTTTAAGGTTTGGAAGGAGCTTGGGCTGCCTGATGATTTCGAGGACTCTGTTATATCTGCTAATTCTGGTGTTTTTCAGCTGTGTGATGGGCATGAACAGAATACTCATTTGTTGAAGCTGGTTGATGGTGTTTCCAGCAATGGCATTAGGGCGGCTGTTGAGGATTGGAGGGTTGTTGAGTGCTGCAAGGAAGACTGCAGTGTTGATAGGATGGAAATGCAGTTTAGTTTCAAACACGGGTATCCTCCGGGGATGAGGTTGAGCAAGAATTTCAAGGCCAAGGTGAAGGAGTGGCAGAGGTTGCCTTATGTGGGGCCTTATGAAGTGCCAGGTGAGAAGAAGAAGTCTAAGGCTGGAATGATGGCTATGGAGAAGCGAGCAGTATCGATTGTTCACGAGTTCCTGAGTTTGACAGTAGAGAAGATGGTGGAAGTTGAGAAGATCAGCCAGTTTAGGAAATGGTTTGggattgatttaaatataaggGATCTCTTCTTGGACCACCCAGGGATCTTCTATTTGTCAACTAAGGGTAAAAAACATACTGTTTTCCTGAGGGAAGCTTATGAACGAGGGTGTTTGATAGAACCAAATCCTGTCTATGATGCAAGAAGACGGCTACTTGATCTTGTTGTTCTAGAACGTCGGGGTCTGCCAGCTGTTAATTCGAAGTTGGAGGATTCAAGCAGCTGCGGTGAGGCTAGACAAGAGGAAAACCAGCAAAGACATTATTTGTCACCATCTTGA
- the LOC108342634 gene encoding uncharacterized protein LOC108342634, with protein MMVWNEGKGSMMEELAKEELELLEAQYPNQHEYLKNELKSFIFQLQTKNMDSELLLENNLCNNHLVFLDTEESTSLEGQRKSSDCSFEPASADRVVIEGEMSGSSELETPKSDLIKHFSSKKKRKDRVDLVLERAQVCLKKIKHLKTSLLSPF; from the exons ATGATGGTTTGGAATGAGGGCAAAGGAAGCATGATGGAAGAACTGGCAAAGGAAGAGTTGGAGCTGCTTGAAGCTCAATATCCCAACCAGCATGAGTATCTAAAAAATGAACTCAAGTCCTTCATCTTTCAACTCCAGACCAAGAACATGGATTCTGAACTTCTTCTAGAAAACAACCTCTGCAACAATCACCTTGTTTTCCTTGATACTGAAG AATCCACAAGCCTGGAGGGGCAAAGGAAGAGCAGTGACTGTAGTTTTGAACCTGCTTCGGCAGACAGAGTAGTGATCGAGGGGGAGATGAGCGGAAGTTCTGAGCTTGAAACTCCCAAGAGTGATTTGATAAAGCATTTCTCAAgcaagaagaagaggaaagacAGGGTGGATTTGGTTCTTGAGAGAGCACAAGTTTGTCTAAAGAAAATCAAACACTTGAAGACATCCCTACTTTCTCCCTTCTGA
- the LOC108342281 gene encoding probable metal-nicotianamine transporter YSL7, with amino-acid sequence MVWETEVENGNEEVEDTSVEKAFEGKVVPQWQRQITLRAMVVSLLLAVLFTFIVMKLNLTTGIIPSLNISAGLLGFFFLKTWTTLLAKIGMLTQPFTRQENTVIQTCVVASAGIAFSGGFGSYIFAMSSEVANQSPEANGPQDIKNPSLGWMIGFISIVSFLGLFSVVPLRKIMIVDFRLTYPSGTATAHLINSFHTTEGAKLAKKQVRVLGKFFSFSFLWGFFQWFYTASDGCGFNSFPTFGLEAYQNKFFFDFSTTYVGVGMICPYIINISLLVGGILSWAIMWPLIDARKGDWYSADLKSSSLHGLQGYKVFIAIAMILGDGLYNFVKVLGRTFIGLYMEFYKKKARSSSDPDSSSSLSYDDKCRTDMFLRDQIPAWFALIGYVIIAVISIIVVPMIFHQLKWYYIVVIYVIAPALAFCNAYGCGLTDWSLASTYGKLAIFTIGAWAGASHGGVIAGLAACGVMMNIVSTASDLMQDFKTGYMTMASPRSMFVSQVFGTAMGCVISPCVFWLFYKAFGNLGVAGSAYPAPYALVYRNMAILGVDGLSALPKYCLIFCYAFFGFAIVINLVRDLVGKKWAEFIPVPMAMAIPFYIGSYFAIDMCVGSLILLIWRKLDKFSADTFGSAVASGLICGDGIWTLPSSFLALAGVKPPICMKFLSRAQNAKVDGFLES; translated from the exons ATGGTTTGGGAAACAGAGGTGGAGAATGGTAATGAGGAGGTGGAAGACACATCTGTTGAGAAGGCGTTTGAGGGGAAGGTGGTGCCACAATGGCAGAGGCAGATAACACTGAGAGCAATGGTGGTCAGTTTGTTGTTGGCAGTGTTGTTCACATTCATTGTCATGAAACTCAATTTAACCACCGGAATTATTCCCTCCTTAAACATATCGGCAGGCTTGTTAGGCTTCTTCTTTCTCAAGACGTGGACGACTCTGCTTGCTAAAATAGGAATGCTCACTCAGCCATTCACTCGTCAAGAGAATACTGTTATTCAGACATGTGTTGTTGCATCTGCTGGCATTGCTTTTAGTG GTGGTTTTGGTAGCTATATCTTTGCAATGAGTTCAGAAGTAGCAAACCAATCTCCTGAAGCTAATGGTCCACAGGATATTAAGAACCCAAGTTTAGGATGGATGATAGGATTTATTTCCATTGTTAGCTTTTTGGGACTCTTTTCAGTGGTTCCGCTTAGGAAG ATAATGATTGTAGACTTCAGGTTGACATATCCTAGTGGTACTGCAACAGCTCATCTTATCAACAGTTTCCATACAACAGAGGGTGCCAAACTAGCAAA GAAACAAGTACGTGTGCTGGGAAAGTTCTTTTCCTTTAGCTTCTTGTGGGGTTTCTTTCAATGGTTTTACACTGCTAGTGATGGTTGTGGCTTTAATAGCTTCCCTACATTTGGTCTTGAAGCCTATCAAAACAA GTTCTTCTTTGACTTTTCGACAACATATGTGGGTGTGGGGATGATATGTCcatatataatcaatatatCCCTTTTGGTTGGAGGAATTCTATCTTGGGCCATCATGTGGCCTCTCATTGATGCAAGAAAAGGAGATTGGTACTCTGCAGACCTCAAGTCAAGCAGCTTGCATGGCCTTCAAGGTTACAAA GTTTTCATAGCCATAGCAATGATTCTCGGTGACGGTCTATACAATTTTGTTAAGGTTCTCGGTCGCACTTTTATTGGTCTGTATATGGAATTCTACAAAAAGAAAGCGAGATCATCCAGTGATCCTGACTCATCTTCATCACTGTCATATGATGATAAGTGTAGGACAGACATGTTCCTCAGGGACCAAATTCCTGCTTGGTTTGCCCTTATTGGCTACGTTATCATTGCAGTAATCTCTATTATAGTCGTTCCCATGATTTTCCATCAACTCAAGTGGTACTACATTGTTGTGATCTACGTGATTGCACCAGCACTGGCATTTTGTAATGCATATGGGTGTGGACTAACAGACTGGTCCCTTGCATCCACGTATGGAAAATTAGCAATCTTCACTATCGGTGCATGGGCAGGAGCTTCTCATGGCGGTGTTATAGCTGGGTTGGCTGCATGTGGGGTCATGATGAATATTGTATCCACAGCCTCTGATCTGATGCAGGACTTCAAAACAGGTTACATGACAATGGCTTCACCAAGGTCTATGTTCGTGAGCCAAGTTTTTGGAACTGCAATGGGCTGTGTCATATCTCCTTGTGTTTTCTGGCTTTTCTACAAGGCCTTTGGAAACCTTGGGGTTGCTGGCTCAGCATATCCTGCTCCTTATGCTCTTGTTTATCGTAACATGGCGATACTGGGAGTAGATGGCCTATCAGCTCTGCCAAAATACTGTCTCATCTTTTGTTATGCCTTCTTTGGATTTGCAATAGTTATAAATCTTGTACGGGATTTGGTTGGAAAAAAGTGGGCGGAATTTATCCCTGTTCCTATGGCTATGGCAATACCTTTTTACATTGGAAGTTATTTTGCCATTGATATGTGTGTTGGCAGTTTGATCTTGCTTATTTGGCGGAAGCTTGACAAGTTTAGTGCTGATACGTTTGGATCAGCTGTGGCTTCTGGTTTGATTTGTGGGGATGGAATTTGGACTCTTCCTAGCTCCTTTTTAGCTTTGGCAGGAGTCAAGCCACCTATCTGCATGAAGTTTTTGTCCAGAGCACAGAATGCAAAGGTCGATGGATTTTTAGAATCTTGA
- the LOC108341128 gene encoding uncharacterized protein LOC108341128, translating to MALLRRYIAASAVASFVFLLFLLACNLNLASASSGGVMGGSFFDSDSDSDSSSSEFYTRDSESYRMMHHRDNVESNDTEHAKGGHAGVPFLFLFFMLAMFLFGFYKNKNGNSVTVLKLQVAMSGGKGSSIQRDLTRIAETADTSSRDGLKYLLTDTIHSLVGHLGHCVAGYSFVDLKQSKDDGEKCYYQLSNEERTKFDEETLVNLNKTEKRNTRIQSDEINSESSVFDGKDIKEERKIFEEENLLNGFGNEYIVITILVAAKGAHKLPNVYGAEDMKNALQKLRTVLSSNLLAGKVLWTPQNEDETLSKRQLLEDYPQLANCMKTFLVKKHE from the exons ATGGCCTTGTTGAGAAGATATATTGCTGCTAGTGCTGTTGCATCGTTTGTCTTCTTGCTGTTCTTGTTGGCTTGCAACCTTAACTTGGCTTCGGCTTCCTCCGGTGGTGTGATGGGAGGGAGTTTCTTCGATTCTGATTCAGATTCAGATTCTTCGTCCTCAGAATTTTACACTAGGGATTCAGAATCATACAGAATGATGCATCATCGTGATAATGTCGAGTCTAATGACACTGAGCATGCAAAGGGAGGTCACGCTGGAGTGCCCTTCTTGTTTCTATTCTTCATGTTGGCTATGTTTTTGTTTGGattctataaaaacaaaaatggaaatTCAGTTACTGTGCTCAAGCTTCAG GTTGCAATGTCGGGTGGGAAGGGAAGCTCAATACAAAGGGATCTAACTAGGATTGCAGAAACTGCAGATACATCATCTCGGGATGGATTGAAATATCTATTGACAG ACACAATACATAGTTTGGTTGGACATCTTGGTCACTGTGTAGCAGGATATTCATTT GTGGATCTAAAGCAGAGTAAAGATGATGGGGAGAAATGCTATTATCAGTTATCAAATGAAGAAAGGAcgaaatttgatgaagaaacaTTGGTTAATTTGAACAAAACAGAAAAGAGAAACACAAGAATCCAGAGTGATGAGATTAACAGTGAAAGCTCAGTG TTTGATGGAAAAGATAttaaagaggaaagaaaaatatttgaagaagAGAACCTTCTCAACGGGTTTGGCAACGAGTACATAGTG ATAACCATCTTGGTAGCTGCTAAAGGAGCACATAAGCTTCCTAACGTCTATGGAGCTGAAGATATGAAGAATGCCCTGCAAAAGCTTAGAACTGTTCTCTCAAGCAATTTATTG GCTGGGAAGGTGTTGTGGACCCCACAGAATGAGGATGAGACTCTTTCAAAACGACAACTACTTGAAGACTATCCTCAATTAGCAAATTGCATGAAAACCTTTCTTGTTAAGAAACACGAATGA